Proteins co-encoded in one Cricetulus griseus strain 17A/GY chromosome 1 unlocalized genomic scaffold, alternate assembly CriGri-PICRH-1.0 chr1_1, whole genome shotgun sequence genomic window:
- the Rabggta gene encoding geranylgeranyl transferase type-2 subunit alpha isoform X2 — protein MHGRLKVKTSEEQAEAKRLEREQKLKLYQSATQAVFQKRQAGELDESVLELTSQILGANPDFATLWNCRREVLQQLETQKSPEELDALVKAELGFLESCLRVNPKSYGTWHHRCWLLGRLPEPNWARELELCARFLEVDERNFHCWDYRRFVAAQAAVAPAEELAFTDSLITRNFSNYSSWHYRSCLLPQLHPQPDSGPQGRLPENVLLKELELVQNAFFTDPNDQSAWFYHRWLLGRAEPQDVLRCLHVSRDEACLSVCFSRPLTVSSRMGTLLLMVDEAPLSVEWRTPDGRNRPSHVWLCDLPAASLNDQLPQHTFRVIWTASDAQKECVLFKGRQECWCRDSATDEQLFRCELSVEKSTVLQSELESCKELQELEPENKWCLLTIILLMRALDPLLYEKETLQYFHTLKAVDPMRAAYLDDLRSKFLLENSVLKMEYAEVRVLHLAHKDLTVLCHLEQLLLVTHLDLSHNRLRALPPALGALRCLEVLQANDNALESLDGVANLPRLQELLLCNNRILPSVCFADSS, from the exons ATG CATGGGCGCCTGAAGGTGAAGACGTCTGAAGAGCAGGCAGAAGCCAAAAGGCTAGAACGGGAGCAGAAGCTGAAGCTCTACCAGTCAGCCACTCAAGCTGTCTTCCAGAAG CGGCAGGCTGGCGAGCTGGACGAGTCAGTGTTAGAACTGACAAGCCAGATTCTGGGAGCCAACCCTGATTTTGCCACCCTATGGAACTGTCGCCGAGAAGTGCTCCAGCAGCTAGAAACCCAGAA GTCCCCCGAGGAGTTGGATGCTCTTGTGAAGGCAGAGCTAGGCTTCCTAGAGAGCTGTCTACGTGTGAACCCTAAGTCCTATGGCACCTGGCACCACCGCTGCTGGCTGCTAGGCCGCCTGCCTGAACCCAACTGGGCTCGGGAGCTGGAACTGTGTGCCCGCTTCCTCGAAGTGGATGAGCGGAACT TTCACTGCTGGGACTACCGGCGATTTGTAGCTGCACAGGCTGCTGTAGCTCCTGCAGAGGAACTAGCCTTCACTGATAGCCTCATCACCCGGAACTTCTCCAACTATTCCTCCTGGCATTACCGCTCCTGCCTCTTGCCCCAGCTGCACCCCCAGCCAGACTCTGGCCCACAGGGACGCCTCCCTGAAAACGTACTGCTGAAAG AGCTGGAGTTGGTGCAGAACGCCTTCTTTACTGACCCCAATGATCAGAGTGCCTGGTTCTATCACCGCTGGCTCCTGGGTCGGG CGGAGCCCCAGGATGTTCTGCGTTGCCTACATGTGAGCCGCGATGAGGCCTGTCTGTCAGTCTGCTTTTCTCGTCCCCTGACA GTGAGCTCCAGGATGGGGACTTTGCTGCTTATGGTTGATGAGGCACCTCTGAGTGTGGAGTGGAGGACTCCAGATGGCAGGAACCGGCCCAGCCATGTCTGG CTATGTGACCTGCCTGCCGCCTCTCTCAACGACCAGTTGCCCCAGCACACCTTTCGTGTCATCTGGACAGCAAGTGATGCCCAGAAGGAGTGTGTGCTTTTCAAAG GCCGCCAGGAGTGCTGGTGCCGAGACTCAGCCACTGATGAGCAGCTGTTCAG GTGTGAGCTGTCGGTGGAAAAGTCCACAGTGCTACAGTCCGAGCTTGAATCTTGTAAGGAGCTACAGGAGCTGGAGCCTGAGAATAAAT GGTGCCTGCTGACCATCATCCTGCTGATGCGGGCACTGGACCCCCTCCTCTATGAGAAAGAGACGCTGCAGTACTTCCACACCCTCAAA GCTGTGGACCCAATGCGAGCAGCCTACTTGGATGACCTGCGCAGCAAGTTCCTGCTGGAAAACAGTGTCCTCAAGATGGAGTATGCCGAGGTGCGCGTGCTGCACCTGGCTCACAAG GATCTGACAGTGCTCTGCCATCTGGAACAACTGCTCTTGGTCACTCATCTAGACCTGTCACATAATCGTCTCCGAGCCCTGCCCCCAGCCCTGGGTGCTTTACGTTGTCTTGAG GTGCTGCAGGCCAATGATAATGCCCTAGAGTCCTTGGATGGCGTGGCTAACCTTCCCCGGCTGCAGGAGCTGTTACTATGCAATAACCGTatccttccttctgtctgtttTGCAGACAGCTCATAG
- the Rabggta gene encoding geranylgeranyl transferase type-2 subunit alpha isoform X1, with the protein MHGRLKVKTSEEQAEAKRLEREQKLKLYQSATQAVFQKRQAGELDESVLELTSQILGANPDFATLWNCRREVLQQLETQKSPEELDALVKAELGFLESCLRVNPKSYGTWHHRCWLLGRLPEPNWARELELCARFLEVDERNFHCWDYRRFVAAQAAVAPAEELAFTDSLITRNFSNYSSWHYRSCLLPQLHPQPDSGPQGRLPENVLLKELELVQNAFFTDPNDQSAWFYHRWLLGRAEPQDVLRCLHVSRDEACLSVCFSRPLTVSSRMGTLLLMVDEAPLSVEWRTPDGRNRPSHVWLCDLPAASLNDQLPQHTFRVIWTASDAQKECVLFKGRQECWCRDSATDEQLFRCELSVEKSTVLQSELESCKELQELEPENKWCLLTIILLMRALDPLLYEKETLQYFHTLKAVDPMRAAYLDDLRSKFLLENSVLKMEYAEVRVLHLAHKDLTVLCHLEQLLLVTHLDLSHNRLRALPPALGALRCLEVLQANDNALESLDGVANLPRLQELLLCNNRLQQSAALQPLASCPKLVLLDLQGNSLCQEGGILERLTEMLPSVSSILT; encoded by the exons ATG CATGGGCGCCTGAAGGTGAAGACGTCTGAAGAGCAGGCAGAAGCCAAAAGGCTAGAACGGGAGCAGAAGCTGAAGCTCTACCAGTCAGCCACTCAAGCTGTCTTCCAGAAG CGGCAGGCTGGCGAGCTGGACGAGTCAGTGTTAGAACTGACAAGCCAGATTCTGGGAGCCAACCCTGATTTTGCCACCCTATGGAACTGTCGCCGAGAAGTGCTCCAGCAGCTAGAAACCCAGAA GTCCCCCGAGGAGTTGGATGCTCTTGTGAAGGCAGAGCTAGGCTTCCTAGAGAGCTGTCTACGTGTGAACCCTAAGTCCTATGGCACCTGGCACCACCGCTGCTGGCTGCTAGGCCGCCTGCCTGAACCCAACTGGGCTCGGGAGCTGGAACTGTGTGCCCGCTTCCTCGAAGTGGATGAGCGGAACT TTCACTGCTGGGACTACCGGCGATTTGTAGCTGCACAGGCTGCTGTAGCTCCTGCAGAGGAACTAGCCTTCACTGATAGCCTCATCACCCGGAACTTCTCCAACTATTCCTCCTGGCATTACCGCTCCTGCCTCTTGCCCCAGCTGCACCCCCAGCCAGACTCTGGCCCACAGGGACGCCTCCCTGAAAACGTACTGCTGAAAG AGCTGGAGTTGGTGCAGAACGCCTTCTTTACTGACCCCAATGATCAGAGTGCCTGGTTCTATCACCGCTGGCTCCTGGGTCGGG CGGAGCCCCAGGATGTTCTGCGTTGCCTACATGTGAGCCGCGATGAGGCCTGTCTGTCAGTCTGCTTTTCTCGTCCCCTGACA GTGAGCTCCAGGATGGGGACTTTGCTGCTTATGGTTGATGAGGCACCTCTGAGTGTGGAGTGGAGGACTCCAGATGGCAGGAACCGGCCCAGCCATGTCTGG CTATGTGACCTGCCTGCCGCCTCTCTCAACGACCAGTTGCCCCAGCACACCTTTCGTGTCATCTGGACAGCAAGTGATGCCCAGAAGGAGTGTGTGCTTTTCAAAG GCCGCCAGGAGTGCTGGTGCCGAGACTCAGCCACTGATGAGCAGCTGTTCAG GTGTGAGCTGTCGGTGGAAAAGTCCACAGTGCTACAGTCCGAGCTTGAATCTTGTAAGGAGCTACAGGAGCTGGAGCCTGAGAATAAAT GGTGCCTGCTGACCATCATCCTGCTGATGCGGGCACTGGACCCCCTCCTCTATGAGAAAGAGACGCTGCAGTACTTCCACACCCTCAAA GCTGTGGACCCAATGCGAGCAGCCTACTTGGATGACCTGCGCAGCAAGTTCCTGCTGGAAAACAGTGTCCTCAAGATGGAGTATGCCGAGGTGCGCGTGCTGCACCTGGCTCACAAG GATCTGACAGTGCTCTGCCATCTGGAACAACTGCTCTTGGTCACTCATCTAGACCTGTCACATAATCGTCTCCGAGCCCTGCCCCCAGCCCTGGGTGCTTTACGTTGTCTTGAG GTGCTGCAGGCCAATGATAATGCCCTAGAGTCCTTGGATGGCGTGGCTAACCTTCCCCGGCTGCAGGAGCTGTTACTATGCAATAACC
- the Dhrs1 gene encoding dehydrogenase/reductase SDR family member 1, whose translation MAVPMKGQVCVVTGASRGIGRGIALQLCKAGATVYITGRNLDTLRATAQEAQSLGGRCVPVVCDSSQESEVKSLFEQVDREQQGRLDVLVNNAFAGVQTILSTINKPFWEVPASIWDDINNVGLRGHYLCSVYGARLMVPAGKGLIVVVSSPGGLQHMFNVPYGVGKTACDRLAADCAHELRCHGVSYVSLWPGLVQTELVKEFMAKEDQPEDSLFKKAKPNFSKAESPEMSGKCVVALATDPKILSLSGKVLPSCDLARRYGLQDVDGRPVQDYFSLGYALSHVSSLGWLTSYLPGFLRVPKWIVTLYTSKF comes from the exons ATGGCAGTGCCTATGAAGGGCCAAGTGTGTGTGGTGACTGGTGCCTCCAGGGGTATTGGCCGTGGCATTGCCTTACAGCTATGCAAAGCAGGTGCCACAGTGTACATCACTGGCCGCAATCTGGACACCCTTAGAGCTACTGCCCAGGAG GCACAGTCCCTTGGGGGCCGGTGTGTACCAGTGGTGTGTGATTCAAGCCAGGAGAGTGAAGTGAAAAGCCTCTTTGAGCAAGTTGATCGGGAACAGCAAGGGCGGCTAGATGTGCTGGTCAATAATGCCTTTGCTGGTGTCCAG ACAATCCTGAGCACCATCAATAAGCCATTCTGGGAAGTACCTGCCTCCATTTGGGATGATATAAACAATGTTGGACTCAG AGGCCACTACTTGTGCTCTGTGTATGGGGCACGGCTGATGGTACCAGCTGGCAAAGGACTCATCGTGGTTGTCTCTTCCCCTGGGGGGCTGCAGCATATGTTCAATGTCCCTTATGGTGTGGGCAAAACTGCG tgtGACAGACTGGCTGCTGACTGTGCCCATGAGCTACGGTGTCATGGAGTCAGCTATGTGTCTCTGTGGCCAGGGTTGGTGCAAACAGAACTGGTGAAGGAATTTATGGCAAAAGAGGATCAACCTGAGGATTCTTTGTTTAAGAAG GCCAAACCAAATTTCTCAAAGGCAGAAAGCCCAGAAATGAGTGGCAAGTGTGTGGTGGCCTTGGCAACAG ACCCCAAGATCCTAAGCTTGAGTGGGAAGGTGCTACCATCCTGTGACCTTGCTCGGCGCTATGGCCTTCAGGATGTAGACG GTCGCCCAGTCCAGGACTATTTTTCTTTGGGCTATGCCCTTTCACATGTCTCCAGCCTGGGATGGCTGACCTCCTACCTGCCTGGCTTCCTCCGTGTGCCCAAGTGGATTGTCACCCTCTACACCAGCAAATTCTAA
- the Nop9 gene encoding nucleolar protein 9 isoform X2 has protein sequence MGLGPRSAHKARRRFQGAGRRGRAARGSGRPPPGRDGCPRLPAAAASAEQAPEALPHLSPEALGYFRRALSALKVAPDAVEERDLMVRNILKEVEDQALALATNRTGSEMLQELLGFSPLKPLCRVWAALRPNLRFVACHRCGVHVLQSALLQLPRLLRSPVEAEEEEEENEEEGDGKRAPLQILEELVLGLAAEVSDDFLFFCGDTHGSFVVRTLLQVLGGTLLESERAKSRGSQSSETQRTSARECKPTDFEVPKTFLNCLQDLSACFLKDIAVFITDKISSFCLQVALQILHHRLPQHCAHLCDAVIDYLSSRNSSASGSPLLLFLRDQTSSRLLEQVLLVLEPARLQSLFEDHFQGQLHSLAAHPIANFPLQRLLDAVTSPELLSLVFEELSPALEAVLAQGHPGVVVALVEACRRVGTHQVQVLQLLLEAFHCAEPSSRQVACVPLFASLLAYEVYYELVEEEGAVPAEHQVEMATTRALREVTVLGSLLLQHLLYFSNPGLVLRSLSALTGPQLLALAQSPAGSHVFDAILTSPSVTHKQRRRVLKTLKGHYVALACSRHGSRVLDAIWSGAALGARKEIAAELGEQNQELIQDAFGHHVARNVALTTFLKRRETWEQQQSAMAKRRRAFNSILED, from the exons ATGGGGCTCGGTCCGCGTTCTGCTCACAAGGCGCGGCGACGGTTCCAGGGTGCCGGCCGACGGGGACGCGCCGCCCGGGGTTCGGGACGGCCTCCTCCGGGCCGCGATGGGTGTCCCCGGCTGCCGGCGGCGGCTGCGAGTGCGGAGCAGGCCCCAGAGGCTCTCCCGCACCTGAGTCCGGAGGCGCTCGGGTATTTCCGACGGGCGCTGTCAGCGCTGAAAGTGGCTCCCGACGCCGTGGAAGAACGAG ACTTGATGGTGCGCAATATTTTGAAGGAAGTGGAAGATCAGGCTCTAGCCTTGGCCACGAACAGGACTGGTAGCGAAATGCTGCAGGAACTTTTGGGCTTCAGTCCTTTGAAACCGCTGTGTCGAGTGTGGGCTGCTCTGCGCCCCAACTTGCGCTTCGTGGCCTGTCATCGGTGTGGGGTCCACGTTTTGCAAAGTGCTTTGCTGCAGCTGCCTCGATTGCTGAGGAGCCCTGtagaagcagaagaggaggaggaggagaatgaggaggagggggatgggAAGCGTGCTCCCTTGCAGATTCTGGAGGAGCTAGTCCTGGGGCTAGCCGCTGAGGTGtctgatgattttcttttcttctgtggagACACGCATGGCAGCTTCGTGGTCAGAACTCTGCTGCAAGTGTTAGGAGGTACTCTTCTGGAGTCTGAGAGAGCCAAGTCCCGTGGTTCCCAGTCGTCTG AAACACAGAGGACCTCAGCTCGGGAATGTAAGCCCACTGATTTTGAGGTTCCTAAAACCTTCTTGAATTGCCTTCAGGACCTGAGTGCCTGCTTTCTGAAGGACATTGCAG TATTTATCACTGACAAGATCTCCAGCTTTTGTCTTCAAGTGGCCTTGCAGATCTTACATCACAGATTACCTCAGCATTGTGCCCATCTCTGTGATGCTGTCATCGATTACCTGAGTTCTCGTAATTCTTCAGCAAGTGGCAG CCCTCTACTCCTATTTCTTCGGGATCAGACGAGCTCCAGACTCTTGGAGCAGGTGCTACTGGTATTAGAACCAGCGAGGCTCCAGAGCCTCTTTGAAGATCACTTTCAGGGCCAGCTGCATTCCTTGGCTGCTCATCCCATTGCTAACTTCCCCCTGCAGCGCTTACTGGATGCAGTCACTTCCCCTGAGCTG CTGTCCCTTGTGTTTGAGGAGCTGAGCCCTGCCCTGGAAGCTGTGCTGGCCCAGGGCCACCCAGGGGTAGTTGTCGCTCTGGTGGAAGCCTGCCGCAGGGTTGGGACTCACCAAGTCCAAGTCTTGCAACTGCTATTGGAG GCATTCCACTGTGCAGAGCCCTCATCCCGGCAAGTAGCCTGTGTGCCTCTCTTTGCCTCTTTGTTGGCATATGAGGTATACTATGAACTAGTGGAAGAGGAGGGGGCGGTGCCTGCAGAACATCAG GTAGAAATGGCCACAACCAGAGCTCTGAGGGAAGTGACAGTACTTGGATCTCTACTGCTCCAACATTTGTTGTATTTCTCCAACCCTGGACTTGTACTTCGAAGTCTGAGTGCCTTGACAGGACCACAGCTCCTGGCTCTGGCCCAGAGCCCTGCTGGCTCTCATGTATTTGACGCCATCCTGACTAGCCCCTCTGTGACGCACAAGCAGCGTCGTCGTGTGCTGAAGACACTAAAG GGACATTATGTTGCTCTTGCCTGTAGCCGCCATGGCAGCCGAGTATTAGATGCCATCTGGAGTGGAGCAGCTTTGGGGGCCCGGAAGGAGATTGCTGCTGAACTGG GAGAGCAGAACCAAGAGTTGATTCAAGATGCTTTTGGCCACCACGTGGCCCGAAATGTGGCCCTGACTACCTTCTTGAAGCGGCGAGAGACTTGGGAACAGCAACAGAGTGCTATGGCCAAGCGGAGACGGGCATTTAACTCTATACTTGAAGACTGA
- the Cideb gene encoding cell death activator CIDE-B, with translation MEYLSALNPNGLLRSVSTMGSELGRRVWNSGPPPQRPFRVCDHKRTVRKGLTAATRQELLDKVLETLLLSGVLTLVLEEDGTAVESEDFFQMLEDDTCLMALERGQSWSPRSGMLSYGLGREKPKHSQDIARITFDVYKQNPRDLFGSLNVKATFYGLYSMSCDFQGVGPKKVLRELLRWTSSLLQGLGHMLLGISSTLRHVVEGAERWQWHKQNHLRS, from the exons ATGGAGTACCTTTCAGCCTTGAACCCCAATGGACTGCTGAG GTCAGTTTCCACTATGGGCTCTGAGCTTGGCCGTAGGGTCTGGAACTCAGGCCCACCACCTCAGCGACCCTTCCGTGTCTGTGATCACAAGCGGACCGTCCGGAAGGGACTGACAGCTGCCACCCGCCAGGAACTACTAGATAAG GTACTGGAGACCCTGCTGCTAAGTGGAGTGCTAACCCTGGTGCTGGAAGAGGATGGGACTGCAGTGGAGAGTGAGGACTTCTTCCAGATGCTTGAGGATGACACATGCTTGATGGCGCTAGAGCGGGGACAGAGCTGGAGTCCCAGG AGTGGGATGTTGTCATACGGCCTAGGACGGGAGAAGCCAAAACACAGTCAGGACATTGCCCGCATCACCTTTGATGTGTACAAGCAAAATCCTCGGGACCTCTTTGGCAGCCTGAATGTCAAAGCTACATTCTACGGGCTCTACTCCATGAGCTGTGATTTTCAAGGAGTTGGACCCAAAAAAGTACTCAG GGAGCTCCTCCGCTGGACATCTTCGCTGCTTCAAGGCCTGGGTCACATGCTGCTGGGAATTTCATCTACCCTTCGCCACGTGGTGGAGGGGGCTGAGCGGTGGCAGTGGCACAAGCAGAATCACCTCCGTTCATAA